A DNA window from Flavobacterium sp. contains the following coding sequences:
- a CDS encoding DUF4369 domain-containing protein → MKKSIIAFVTLAVLASCSKKESAPDNLHLTGNIKGLKTGTLYIQRIVDTSLVAIDSIKIDGNAAFERDIKLESPEMLYLFLDRGVTNSLDNNILFFAEPGNINIETNLDNFISSAKITGSKNQELYEEYKKINSRFIDENLSMVEARFKAIKRQDQKAIDSIDAKQQSNIKRKYLYATNFAINNKDHEVAPYIALAEIYDINIKFLDTIQKSMTPKVAQSLYGKKLTKYVADIKKEEQKAPAAAE, encoded by the coding sequence ATGAAAAAATCAATTATTGCCTTTGTTACACTTGCAGTACTTGCATCGTGCAGCAAAAAAGAATCTGCTCCAGATAACTTACACCTTACAGGAAATATAAAAGGTTTAAAAACCGGTACTTTATATATTCAAAGAATTGTTGATACTTCGCTTGTAGCAATCGACAGTATCAAAATTGACGGAAATGCTGCTTTTGAAAGAGATATTAAACTTGAATCTCCTGAAATGCTTTATTTATTTCTGGATCGTGGTGTAACAAATTCTTTAGACAATAATATTTTATTTTTTGCTGAACCCGGAAATATCAATATTGAAACTAATTTAGATAATTTTATTTCAAGCGCTAAAATCACCGGATCTAAAAATCAGGAGTTATATGAAGAATACAAAAAAATAAACTCTCGTTTTATCGACGAAAACCTGTCAATGGTTGAAGCAAGATTTAAAGCCATTAAAAGACAAGATCAAAAAGCAATCGACAGCATCGACGCAAAACAGCAGTCAAATATCAAAAGAAAATATTTATACGCTACAAACTTCGCCATAAATAATAAAGATCACGAAGTAGCCCCTTATATTGCTTTAGCAGAGATTTATGACATCAACATCAAATTCCTGGATACGATTCAGAAATCAATGACTCCAAAAGTAGCTCAGTCTCTTTATGGAAAAAAGCTTACCAAATATGTAGCTGACATTAAAAAAGAAGAACAAAAAGCTCCAGCAGCTGCAGAATAA
- the htpG gene encoding molecular chaperone HtpG, with amino-acid sequence MTTGKINVSVENIFPLIKKFLYSDHEIFLRELVSNGTDATLKLKHLISIGEAKVEYGNPIIEVKVDKEGKKIHIIDQGLGMTADEVEKYINQVAFSGAEEFLDKYKDSAKDAGIIGHFGLGFYSAFMVAEKVEIITKSYKDEPAAHWTCDGSPEFTLEPADKTSRGTEIILHVAEDSLEFLEDSKISGLLNKYNKFMPIPIKFGTRTETLPKPEDAPEDYVNETIELDNIINNPNPAWTKQPSELSDEDYKNFYRELYPMQFEEPLFNIHLNVDYPFNLTGILYFPKLGTDMQIQKDKIQLYQNQVYVTDNVEGIVPEFLTMLKGVIDSPDIPLNVSRSGLQADGAVKKISNYITRKVADKLKALFNENRADFEAKWNDIKIVLEYGMLSEDKFYEKAGAFVLYPTVDDTYFTLEELKEKLKENQTDKDGKLVILYAGNKDAQHSYIESAKDKGYEVLLLDSPIISHLIQKIENDNRDITFVRVDSDHIDNLIKKEENAISRLSDDEKAALKTSLEAYIPKAYSVQLEAMDSQAAPFIITQPEFMRRMKEMSQTGGGGMFGMGNMPEMYNLVVNTNSDLASSILNTEDKTHQEHLVKQALDLAKLSQNLLKGEALTAFVKRSFEMIK; translated from the coding sequence ATGACAACAGGTAAAATTAATGTTTCGGTAGAAAACATCTTTCCCTTAATCAAAAAGTTCTTATACAGTGATCACGAAATCTTTTTACGTGAGCTGGTTTCAAACGGAACTGATGCTACATTAAAGTTAAAACACTTAATCAGCATTGGCGAAGCAAAAGTTGAATATGGAAACCCAATTATCGAAGTAAAAGTTGATAAAGAAGGTAAAAAAATCCATATTATCGATCAGGGTTTAGGTATGACGGCTGATGAAGTTGAAAAATACATTAATCAGGTTGCTTTTTCAGGAGCTGAAGAATTCTTAGACAAATACAAAGATTCTGCTAAGGATGCTGGAATTATCGGGCATTTTGGTCTTGGTTTCTATTCTGCTTTTATGGTTGCAGAAAAAGTTGAAATCATCACAAAATCATACAAAGACGAACCAGCTGCACACTGGACTTGCGACGGAAGCCCTGAATTTACTTTAGAGCCAGCTGACAAAACTTCACGTGGTACTGAAATTATTCTTCACGTTGCCGAAGATTCTTTAGAATTTTTAGAAGATTCTAAAATCAGCGGATTGTTGAATAAGTATAACAAGTTTATGCCTATTCCAATTAAATTCGGGACAAGAACAGAAACACTTCCAAAACCAGAAGATGCTCCTGAAGATTATGTTAATGAAACTATCGAGCTTGATAACATCATCAACAATCCAAATCCGGCATGGACAAAACAGCCTTCTGAATTATCTGATGAAGATTACAAAAACTTCTACAGAGAATTGTATCCAATGCAGTTTGAAGAGCCATTGTTCAACATTCACTTAAATGTAGATTATCCGTTTAACTTAACTGGTATTTTATATTTCCCAAAATTGGGTACAGATATGCAAATACAAAAAGATAAAATTCAATTGTACCAAAACCAGGTTTACGTTACAGATAACGTAGAAGGAATTGTACCAGAATTTTTGACGATGTTAAAAGGAGTTATCGATTCACCGGATATTCCGTTAAATGTTTCTCGTTCTGGTTTACAGGCTGATGGAGCGGTTAAGAAAATTTCAAACTACATTACTCGTAAAGTTGCTGATAAATTAAAAGCTTTATTTAACGAAAACCGTGCTGATTTTGAAGCTAAATGGAACGATATTAAAATCGTTTTAGAATACGGAATGCTTTCTGAAGATAAATTCTACGAAAAAGCCGGAGCATTTGTATTGTATCCAACTGTAGATGACACTTATTTTACTTTAGAAGAATTAAAAGAGAAATTAAAAGAAAACCAAACCGATAAAGACGGAAAATTAGTAATTCTTTATGCTGGAAATAAAGATGCACAGCACTCTTATATTGAATCAGCAAAAGACAAAGGTTACGAAGTATTGCTTTTAGATTCTCCGATTATTTCGCATTTAATCCAGAAAATTGAAAACGATAACAGAGATATAACTTTCGTTCGTGTAGATTCTGATCATATTGACAATTTAATCAAGAAAGAAGAAAACGCTATTTCCAGATTATCTGATGATGAAAAAGCTGCATTAAAAACTTCTTTAGAAGCATATATTCCAAAAGCATATAGCGTTCAATTAGAAGCTATGGATTCTCAGGCAGCACCGTTTATTATTACGCAGCCAGAATTTATGCGCAGAATGAAAGAAATGAGCCAGACTGGCGGCGGCGGAATGTTCGGAATGGGTAATATGCCGGAAATGTACAATCTGGTTGTAAATACAAATTCTGATCTGGCTTCAAGTATTTTAAATACTGAAGACAAAACGCATCAGGAACATTTAGTAAAACAAGCTTTAGATTTAGCTAAATTATCTCAAAACCTTTTAAAAGGTGAAGCATTAACAGCTTTCGTAAAAAGAAGTTTTGAAATGATTAAATAA
- a CDS encoding copper homeostasis protein CutC has translation MKKNQLEIACFNYESAMIAQENGADRIELCENMKLGGTTPNSILVVKVRENLNIKMHVIIRPRGGDFVYSDEELIEMKQDIKQYKKLGVDGFVFGILKENGKVNKKQNKELVHLAHPLSCTFHRAFDVVKDVEKSLEDVIDCGFETILTSGQCVNVAEGVLALKRIQELAKNRVEIMPGGGLRSSNIKLLQEHLDLTFYHSSAITDDSEIANPEEIKELRNFL, from the coding sequence ATGAAAAAAAATCAACTAGAAATAGCATGCTTTAATTACGAATCGGCCATGATTGCTCAGGAAAATGGTGCAGATAGAATTGAATTATGCGAAAACATGAAACTTGGCGGAACAACGCCAAATTCTATTTTGGTAGTAAAAGTTCGTGAGAACCTTAACATAAAAATGCATGTCATAATACGACCTAGGGGCGGAGATTTTGTTTATTCTGATGAAGAACTTATAGAAATGAAACAAGACATCAAACAATATAAAAAATTGGGAGTTGATGGGTTTGTTTTTGGAATTTTAAAAGAAAACGGTAAAGTCAATAAAAAACAAAATAAAGAACTGGTTCATTTGGCACATCCTTTATCCTGTACTTTTCATCGGGCTTTTGATGTTGTAAAAGATGTTGAGAAATCTTTGGAAGATGTTATTGATTGTGGTTTTGAAACAATCTTAACTTCAGGACAATGTGTAAATGTTGCCGAAGGAGTTTTAGCTTTAAAACGTATACAGGAACTTGCTAAAAACAGGGTTGAAATAATGCCTGGAGGCGGACTAAGATCTTCAAATATTAAGTTATTGCAAGAACATTTAGATCTGACTTTTTATCATTCATCGGCAATTACAGATGATTCAGAAATTGCTAATCCGGAAGAAATAAAAGAGCTTCGAAATTTTTTATAG
- a CDS encoding beta-ketoacyl-ACP synthase III, translating into MYHSKIAGLGYYVPSNVVTNDDLSKIMDTNDEWIQERTGIQERRHIIRGEDTTTSMGVKAAKIAIERSGVAKEDIDFVVFATLSPDYYFPGPGVLVQRDLGLKTVGALDVRNQCSGFVYAISVADQYIKTGMYKNILVIGSEVHSTGLDMTTRGRGVSVIFGDGAGAAVLSREEDLTKGILSTHLHSEGQHAEELALQAPGMGARWVTDIIADNDPNDESYYPYMNGQFVFKNAVVRFAEVINEGLEANGLQVSDIDMLIPHQANLRISQFIQNKFKLTDDQVHNNIQKYGNTTAASIPIALTEAWEEGKIKSGDTVVLAAFGSGFTWASAIIKW; encoded by the coding sequence ATGTATCATTCAAAAATAGCAGGCTTAGGATATTACGTTCCTTCAAATGTTGTGACAAACGATGATTTGTCTAAGATTATGGATACCAATGATGAGTGGATTCAGGAAAGAACAGGGATTCAGGAAAGAAGACATATCATTCGTGGTGAAGATACAACAACTTCGATGGGAGTAAAAGCAGCTAAAATTGCAATTGAACGTTCTGGTGTAGCCAAAGAAGATATCGATTTTGTGGTTTTTGCTACATTAAGCCCTGATTATTATTTTCCAGGACCTGGAGTTTTAGTACAGCGCGATTTAGGATTAAAAACAGTAGGAGCTTTAGATGTAAGAAATCAATGTTCTGGTTTCGTTTATGCTATTTCAGTTGCCGATCAATATATTAAAACCGGAATGTATAAAAATATTTTGGTTATTGGTTCTGAGGTTCATTCAACAGGATTGGATATGACAACTCGCGGACGCGGAGTTTCGGTAATTTTTGGAGATGGAGCAGGAGCTGCGGTTTTAAGCCGTGAAGAAGATTTGACAAAAGGAATCTTGTCTACTCATTTACATTCTGAAGGACAGCATGCGGAAGAATTGGCATTGCAGGCACCAGGAATGGGAGCGCGCTGGGTAACCGATATTATTGCGGATAATGACCCGAATGATGAAAGTTATTACCCGTATATGAACGGGCAATTTGTATTTAAAAATGCTGTTGTTCGTTTTGCAGAAGTAATCAATGAAGGGTTAGAAGCAAATGGGCTTCAGGTTTCGGATATTGATATGCTGATTCCGCATCAGGCAAACTTGAGAATTTCACAATTCATTCAAAATAAATTTAAGCTGACAGACGATCAGGTCCATAATAATATCCAAAAATACGGAAACACAACTGCAGCTTCTATTCCGATCGCTTTAACTGAGGCTTGGGAAGAAGGAAAAATCAAATCTGGAGATACTGTAGTTTTGGCTGCCTTTGGAAGCGGATTTACCTGGGCAAGTGCAATAATCAAATGGTAA
- a CDS encoding TonB-dependent receptor, translated as MKLKFFLFALLGVIATAQAQNTGTVTGKIIEKSNNAPISYATVSLKENGKVVSGVNTDDNGDFSFKNLALKNYTIEIQYIGFRKYIGSVLLNENKKSATVNVSLEEEATQLKGVNIVAERSTIEQKIDRKVVTVGKDLTTAGASASDIMNNIPSVNVDQDGKLSLRGNDNVRVLIDGRPSNIDPAQLLKQIPSTSIKKIELITNPSAKYNPEGMSGIINIILHKNANTGFNGSYSGGITFGETAKYNQSLDLNYKTGKVNFFGNAGNNFGTYFNDGHIQRLDQNVSQKLEISNDNDNYLYKVGMDYLINDHNTLSFYTNQNKSTGTGIVNTDIDYNNGDPEIKNIYQKSRYQGPNETGTYNLAYKHIFKKEGHTLDFEGNYSKTTESQNANFDTQTTTPANAVNSVVYNDYIHENRKLGTLNVDYVNPLNDKTTLEAGAEARITRTENIYNTTNAAFKSSVYTYDTDIYSAYVTFGQKYKKFSYQLGARFESYNVKSFLTPDEKNFDDDYITLYPSAYLTYNLNEKNVLQLSYSRRVDRPSLEQTKPIREFSTPLVTSYGNQELRPQFTNSVEVNYTKTLEKGSITAGVFVRAINDQISRTLRPDPDDPSEKQILGFTNFDHNTAYGFDVSLNYKLTKWWDIQPAIDFSSIKQQGVVFQLDPDTNLSSPKERHVTTSAFNARMNSNFKPTKRLSFLLFGFYRGPVDEIQQRRNEMYKIDVGSRYTLLDNKMNISLRFNDVFNTMKFSFDGIYPYPQTGQFTWESQTVYLGLTYNFGGAKIKKLERKQREDNTNQGGGGMF; from the coding sequence ATGAAATTAAAATTCTTTCTGTTTGCATTACTGGGGGTAATTGCAACAGCACAAGCCCAGAATACCGGAACGGTCACGGGAAAAATCATTGAAAAATCAAACAACGCGCCTATTTCTTACGCTACTGTTTCTCTAAAAGAAAATGGAAAAGTAGTTTCGGGCGTAAATACAGATGATAACGGAGATTTCTCATTTAAAAATTTAGCTTTAAAAAACTATACAATCGAAATTCAATATATCGGTTTTAGAAAATATATTGGTTCTGTTCTTTTAAATGAAAATAAAAAGTCTGCAACGGTAAATGTTTCTCTTGAAGAAGAAGCAACTCAGCTTAAAGGCGTAAACATTGTTGCTGAACGTTCGACAATTGAACAAAAAATTGATAGAAAAGTAGTTACAGTTGGAAAAGACTTAACAACTGCCGGAGCTTCTGCATCTGACATTATGAATAATATTCCTTCTGTGAATGTTGATCAGGATGGAAAACTTTCGCTTCGCGGAAATGATAATGTTCGTGTATTAATTGACGGACGTCCATCTAACATTGATCCTGCGCAGTTATTGAAACAAATTCCATCAACTTCTATCAAAAAAATTGAGTTGATTACAAATCCGAGTGCAAAATACAATCCGGAAGGAATGTCTGGAATTATCAATATTATTTTGCATAAAAATGCCAACACTGGTTTTAACGGAAGTTACAGCGGTGGTATTACTTTTGGTGAAACGGCAAAATACAATCAGTCTTTAGATTTAAATTACAAAACCGGAAAAGTAAATTTCTTCGGGAATGCCGGAAATAACTTTGGAACTTATTTTAACGATGGTCATATCCAAAGATTAGATCAGAACGTATCTCAGAAATTAGAAATTTCGAATGATAACGATAATTATTTGTATAAAGTGGGTATGGATTATTTAATCAATGATCACAATACTTTATCTTTCTACACAAATCAAAATAAATCCACTGGTACTGGTATTGTAAATACTGATATTGATTACAATAACGGTGATCCTGAGATTAAAAACATTTATCAAAAATCAAGATATCAAGGACCAAACGAAACTGGAACTTATAATTTAGCATACAAACACATCTTTAAAAAAGAAGGACATACTTTAGATTTTGAAGGAAATTATAGCAAAACTACTGAATCTCAGAATGCAAATTTTGATACTCAGACCACAACTCCTGCTAATGCAGTAAATAGTGTTGTTTACAACGATTATATTCATGAAAACAGAAAACTAGGAACTTTAAACGTTGACTATGTTAATCCGTTGAATGATAAAACGACACTTGAAGCAGGTGCAGAAGCTAGAATAACAAGAACTGAAAATATTTACAATACAACCAATGCTGCATTTAAATCTTCTGTTTATACTTACGATACAGATATTTATTCTGCATATGTAACTTTTGGTCAGAAATACAAAAAATTCAGCTATCAATTAGGAGCTCGTTTTGAGAGTTATAATGTAAAGTCATTTTTAACTCCTGATGAGAAAAATTTTGATGATGACTACATTACATTATATCCTTCTGCTTATTTAACGTATAATTTAAATGAGAAAAACGTTTTACAATTAAGTTACAGCCGTCGTGTAGACCGTCCGAGTTTAGAGCAGACAAAACCTATTCGTGAGTTTTCTACTCCATTAGTAACTTCATACGGAAATCAGGAATTAAGACCTCAGTTTACAAATTCTGTTGAAGTAAATTATACTAAAACTCTTGAAAAAGGAAGCATTACCGCTGGAGTATTTGTAAGAGCGATTAATGATCAAATCAGCAGAACTTTAAGACCTGATCCAGACGATCCTTCTGAAAAACAAATCTTAGGTTTTACAAATTTTGATCACAATACTGCTTATGGTTTTGATGTTTCGCTAAACTATAAACTTACAAAATGGTGGGATATTCAGCCGGCAATCGATTTTTCAAGTATTAAACAACAAGGTGTTGTTTTTCAACTAGATCCAGACACCAACCTAAGTTCTCCTAAGGAACGTCATGTAACAACTTCAGCATTTAATGCTCGTATGAACTCAAACTTTAAACCAACAAAACGTTTAAGCTTTTTATTATTTGGTTTTTACAGAGGTCCTGTTGATGAAATTCAGCAAAGAAGAAACGAAATGTACAAAATTGACGTTGGTTCACGCTATACTTTGTTAGACAATAAAATGAATATCAGCCTACGTTTTAATGATGTTTTCAACACAATGAAATTCTCATTTGATGGTATTTATCCTTATCCTCAAACTGGTCAGTTTACTTGGGAAAGCCAGACAGTTTATTTAGGTTTAACATATAACTTTGGTGGTGCTAAAATCAAAAAATTAGAGCGTAAACAAAGAGAAGACAACACTAATCAAGGTGGCGGCGGAATGTTCTAA
- a CDS encoding DUF5362 family protein encodes MEETSVFEKFELHLDSTAKDFLKETVKWAYFIAIIGFVGIAFLVLIAIFAGAIFSTMGSAMPGFGGGSVGAIFSFIYLLLAGLYFFPVYYLFKFASNGKKAFRENDSEALTSSFSYLKSHYKFIGILMIIMLAFYGLAIVFGALGVLFGR; translated from the coding sequence ATGGAAGAAACTTCAGTATTTGAAAAATTTGAGCTGCATCTCGATTCAACTGCAAAAGACTTTTTAAAGGAAACCGTAAAATGGGCTTATTTTATTGCAATCATTGGTTTTGTTGGAATTGCTTTTTTAGTGCTTATAGCAATTTTTGCCGGAGCAATTTTCTCTACAATGGGAAGTGCGATGCCTGGATTTGGAGGAGGCTCTGTTGGGGCAATTTTTAGCTTTATTTACTTATTACTAGCGGGGCTTTATTTCTTCCCGGTTTATTATTTATTTAAGTTCGCTTCAAACGGAAAAAAAGCATTTAGAGAAAATGATTCAGAAGCATTAACTTCATCATTTAGTTATTTAAAATCACATTATAAATTCATCGGAATTTTGATGATTATAATGCTTGCATTTTATGGACTTGCTATAGTTTTTGGAGCTTTAGGAGTTCTTTTCGGAAGATAG
- a CDS encoding OmpA family protein, giving the protein MKKITVLGLSSLLVLVSLFASCDSVKNANNTQKGAGIGVVAGGIIGGILGNNLGKGGNAALGAAIGAAVGGGTGALIGNKMDKQAREIDQALPGASVERVGEGIHLTLNENAVRFDTNKSTLTSQAKANLDKLVPVFNEYGDTDIQIFGYTDNTGKPEYNLTLSGQRAASVQAYLVSKGLKSSRFKTSGLGIVDPIATNDTPEGRAQNRRVEFSITANDKMVNDAKAEAGK; this is encoded by the coding sequence ATGAAAAAGATAACAGTTTTAGGTTTAAGTAGTTTACTTGTATTAGTTAGTTTATTTGCAAGCTGCGATTCAGTAAAAAATGCTAATAACACTCAAAAAGGTGCCGGAATTGGAGTAGTTGCCGGAGGTATCATCGGTGGTATTTTAGGAAATAATTTAGGTAAAGGAGGAAATGCTGCTTTAGGAGCTGCAATTGGTGCTGCCGTTGGTGGTGGAACAGGTGCTTTGATTGGTAACAAAATGGATAAACAAGCTCGTGAAATCGATCAGGCTTTACCGGGTGCTTCTGTAGAAAGAGTTGGAGAAGGAATTCACCTGACTTTAAATGAGAATGCAGTTCGTTTTGATACTAACAAATCAACTTTAACTTCTCAGGCAAAAGCAAATTTAGATAAATTAGTTCCTGTATTTAATGAGTACGGAGATACTGATATTCAAATTTTTGGTTATACAGATAATACAGGGAAACCAGAATATAACCTGACACTTTCTGGACAAAGAGCAGCTTCTGTACAAGCTTATTTAGTTTCTAAAGGATTAAAATCAAGCCGTTTTAAAACTTCAGGTTTAGGTATTGTAGATCCTATCGCAACAAATGATACTCCGGAAGGAAGAGCTCAAAACCGTCGTGTTGAATTTTCTATTACAGCAAATGACAAAATGGTTAACGATGCAAAAGCAGAAGCTGGAAAATAA
- a CDS encoding integrase core domain-containing protein yields MRNNSQDSTLERNYLEKYRFLIKEYEQVKNKTHPLHKKAMDFYKANDTCRKSFLKYYNRYKQSGKSLDLLPQKRGPKYKTRRPLPFIERKVIELREKGNNKYEIVSILKPKLGKNTPSYSGVYNILKRNKINRLTPKIKKNHQKIIKERMGQLGHIDCHHLSKSIIKGENRKLYLVCIIDDYSRIAWAELIPDITSLTVMFASLKCLNILSDHYEIKFEEILSDNGPEFGIKTSQQKYNHPFERMLMELGIVHRHTKPYRPQTNGKVERFWRTLEDDLLRETDFDSLEELKEELLQYLYYYNHERPHQGIDGKKPIEMINPLPK; encoded by the coding sequence ATGAGAAATAACAGTCAGGATTCAACATTAGAGAGAAACTATTTAGAGAAGTATCGTTTTTTAATAAAAGAATATGAGCAAGTAAAAAACAAGACTCATCCGTTGCATAAAAAGGCGATGGATTTTTACAAGGCAAATGACACCTGCAGAAAAAGCTTCTTAAAGTATTATAACCGTTATAAGCAGAGCGGTAAGTCTTTGGATCTGCTTCCTCAGAAGCGTGGTCCAAAATACAAGACAAGACGTCCTCTGCCATTTATAGAACGAAAAGTAATTGAATTAAGGGAAAAAGGAAACAACAAATATGAAATTGTTAGTATCTTAAAGCCAAAATTAGGAAAAAACACACCTTCATATTCAGGAGTTTATAATATTTTAAAGCGTAATAAAATAAACAGGTTAACTCCGAAGATTAAAAAGAATCATCAAAAAATAATCAAGGAAAGAATGGGACAGCTTGGTCATATTGATTGTCATCACTTAAGCAAAAGCATCATAAAAGGAGAAAATCGAAAATTGTACTTAGTATGTATAATTGACGACTACAGCCGGATTGCCTGGGCAGAATTAATCCCAGACATCACTAGTTTAACGGTTATGTTTGCGTCATTAAAATGCTTAAACATCTTAAGCGATCATTATGAGATAAAATTTGAAGAGATTTTATCTGACAATGGACCTGAATTTGGAATCAAAACCAGCCAGCAGAAATATAACCATCCTTTTGAGAGAATGCTTATGGAATTGGGAATTGTTCACAGACATACAAAACCTTATAGACCACAGACAAACGGGAAGGTCGAACGCTTCTGGCGAACTCTTGAAGATGATCTGCTCAGAGAAACTGATTTTGATTCTTTGGAAGAACTAAAAGAAGAATTATTGCAATATTTATATTACTATAATCACGAAAGGCCACATCAGGGAATTGATGGAAAAAAGCCAATCGAAATGATAAATCCGTTACCGAAATAA
- a CDS encoding ABC transporter ATP-binding protein — protein MLDIQNISFSYTDKPVINNVSFTINKGENIAIIGESGCGKSTLLKLMYGLFDLDEGKIFYNEKPILGPKYNLIPGMPYMKYLAQDFDLSPYETVAENVGKFLSNGFANMKKLRVQELLEMVEMDQFSNVKAKFLSGGQQQRVALVRVLALEPEVILLDEPFSQIDAFRKNALRRNLFKYLKQKGITCIIATHDSTDALSFADETIVMRHGEIIIKGDPAKIYEDPQTKYVASLFGEVNEVPTHLLIPYEDETHKTLVYPHQFKMVAESKLPVKIRRTYFRGGHYLVETVFKRQLIFFESEIDLPLEQEIFLGLNYL, from the coding sequence ATGCTTGATATTCAAAATATTTCTTTTTCGTATACTGATAAGCCAGTTATCAATAATGTTTCTTTCACAATCAATAAAGGTGAAAATATTGCCATTATTGGCGAGAGCGGCTGCGGGAAAAGTACACTTTTAAAGCTTATGTACGGTCTCTTCGATTTAGACGAGGGCAAAATATTTTATAACGAAAAACCTATTCTGGGGCCAAAGTACAATTTGATTCCGGGAATGCCGTATATGAAATATCTGGCTCAGGATTTTGACCTGTCTCCATACGAAACCGTAGCAGAAAACGTAGGTAAGTTTCTTTCTAATGGTTTTGCCAACATGAAAAAACTCCGCGTTCAGGAATTGCTTGAAATGGTAGAAATGGATCAGTTTTCAAATGTAAAAGCTAAATTTTTGAGTGGAGGCCAGCAACAAAGAGTGGCATTGGTAAGGGTTTTGGCTTTAGAACCCGAGGTGATTTTGCTGGACGAACCTTTTAGCCAAATCGATGCTTTTCGTAAAAATGCTTTACGCAGAAATTTATTCAAATATTTAAAACAAAAAGGAATTACCTGTATAATTGCTACCCATGATAGCACAGATGCTTTGTCTTTTGCAGATGAAACGATTGTAATGCGACATGGAGAAATTATTATAAAAGGTGATCCGGCAAAAATATACGAAGACCCGCAGACTAAATATGTGGCTTCTTTATTTGGAGAAGTAAATGAAGTTCCGACACATTTATTAATTCCGTATGAAGATGAAACGCATAAAACGCTAGTTTATCCGCATCAGTTTAAAATGGTTGCCGAATCGAAACTTCCGGTAAAAATTAGAAGAACGTATTTTAGAGGCGGACATTATTTAGTTGAAACCGTTTTTAAGAGGCAGTTAATATTTTTTGAAAGTGAAATTGATTTACCACTCGAACAGGAAATATTTCTTGGACTGAATTACTTATAA
- a CDS encoding lipocalin family protein, with protein sequence MKKIIFICLVSTMFFACKSASSTASSSEATTLSTKLDRKTQVALKGNWVLTNVTYPGSDYIKVNSFDLADSKCFIGSTWSFISNNNKGTMALTSPSCTSFSSPIVWSINNQGMFVLKILDAGEKAKKVRDGYLLKVGGVTESSFQLIDNINVGGQVKDVTYQFQRTN encoded by the coding sequence ATGAAGAAGATAATTTTCATTTGTCTGGTTTCCACTATGTTTTTTGCATGTAAATCAGCTTCATCAACAGCTTCATCTTCTGAAGCAACAACACTTTCAACTAAACTTGACAGAAAAACCCAAGTAGCTTTAAAAGGAAATTGGGTACTAACTAACGTAACTTATCCGGGTTCAGATTATATCAAAGTAAATTCATTTGATCTTGCAGATTCAAAATGTTTCATCGGAAGTACATGGAGTTTTATCTCAAACAATAATAAAGGTACAATGGCTTTAACATCGCCAAGCTGTACTTCATTTTCTTCACCAATTGTATGGAGTATTAACAATCAGGGGATGTTTGTGCTTAAAATTCTTGATGCAGGTGAAAAAGCTAAAAAAGTAAGAGATGGTTATTTACTTAAAGTTGGCGGTGTAACTGAAAGTTCTTTTCAGTTAATTGACAATATCAATGTTGGAGGACAGGTAAAAGATGTTACTTACCAATTTCAAAGAACTAATTAA